One segment of Nostoc piscinale CENA21 DNA contains the following:
- a CDS encoding EndoU domain-containing protein codes for MSKLAFPLQISAGTFILLTLCVSSAKSATITEDFEIGTKGSYAAANVVLRTGTWNFNDALLGNLSTDVKNGTQSARIRNSGIISMRFDWTTGAGTITVKHAKFGNDGNSSWGVWCSTNSGASYSPVGAIVNTTSTTLQTATITANISGTVRCDIRKTDGTANRTNIDDIVITDYGTTSSLPPGSVPFFDNTNNLVSGLAYGSPADVTPPAPSLNSFDTAVVNLCGAPGTVVSRTGFQTLMNNNPTVLANIQNYVGGYLKPGRTSTVDFLNDLTDLWFSVAGFDHVFCGEPVQGGAIGGLHFVGRYVQLQNQGLAGRLNNNTSNEEVVPNTIYTIGAIVRVGSGTSQSTIKGYPYTLNAEEILSKASLGYKNNPNTTSTNQTCLLSVTDEGITFKAVFVRRSGGIRTFYPDATPSGANCI; via the coding sequence ATGTCTAAGTTAGCTTTTCCCTTACAGATATCAGCCGGAACATTTATCCTGTTGACCCTTTGTGTAAGTAGTGCCAAGAGTGCCACAATTACGGAAGATTTTGAAATTGGTACAAAAGGCAGTTATGCAGCAGCAAATGTTGTGCTGAGAACAGGTACATGGAATTTTAATGATGCTTTACTGGGGAATCTTAGCACTGATGTCAAAAATGGTACTCAATCTGCCCGTATCCGCAATAGTGGTATTATCTCCATGAGATTTGACTGGACTACAGGTGCAGGTACGATCACTGTCAAACACGCTAAATTTGGTAATGATGGTAATTCTAGCTGGGGCGTTTGGTGTTCAACTAACAGTGGCGCATCATACTCACCAGTGGGTGCAATTGTTAATACCACTTCTACAACCTTGCAAACAGCGACTATTACCGCCAACATTTCTGGTACAGTTCGCTGTGACATTCGCAAAACTGATGGAACTGCAAACAGAACCAATATTGATGACATCGTAATTACTGATTACGGTACTACTTCTTCTTTACCCCCAGGTTCTGTACCTTTCTTTGATAACACCAACAACCTTGTGTCTGGGTTGGCTTATGGTAGTCCAGCTGATGTCACCCCTCCCGCTCCCTCTCTTAATAGCTTTGACACAGCAGTAGTGAATCTTTGTGGCGCTCCAGGTACAGTTGTAAGTCGCACTGGTTTCCAAACATTAATGAATAATAACCCCACTGTATTGGCAAATATTCAGAATTATGTGGGAGGATACCTCAAACCAGGTCGGACTTCAACTGTTGATTTCTTGAACGATTTAACCGATTTGTGGTTTAGTGTCGCAGGTTTTGACCATGTATTCTGCGGTGAACCAGTACAAGGCGGTGCTATTGGTGGATTGCATTTTGTTGGTCGTTATGTACAGTTGCAAAATCAAGGTTTAGCTGGACGACTAAACAATAATACATCTAACGAAGAAGTAGTTCCCAACACAATCTACACTATAGGTGCGATCGTGAGAGTAGGTAGTGGGACTTCTCAATCCACCATCAAAGGTTATCCTTATACTTTGAATGCCGAGGAAATTTTGTCTAAAGCATCTTTAGGTTACAAAAACAACCCCAACACTACCAGCACTAACCAAACCTGTCTTCTCAGTGTTACTGATGAAGGTATAACCTTTAAAGCTGTCTTTGTCAGAAGATCAGGTGGTATTCGGACTTTTTATCCTGATGCTACTCCTAGCGGCGCTAACTGTATTTAG
- a CDS encoding DUF1772 domain-containing protein has product MNALARLQPKVGIVAMQSINITAINPLFMVALFGTALACLVLAIASFSKLHQPGAAYLLFGSLLYLIGIVGVTIAFNVPLNDALAIVNPDSTEGANLWTKYLSDWTFWNHIRTIAAFGATTLLTLALCQPTGR; this is encoded by the coding sequence ATGAATGCACTGGCTCGACTCCAACCAAAAGTAGGTATTGTCGCTATGCAGTCAATTAATATCACAGCAATCAATCCGTTGTTTATGGTGGCACTTTTCGGCACAGCTTTGGCTTGTTTGGTTTTAGCGATCGCTTCATTTTCCAAGTTACATCAACCCGGTGCAGCCTACTTGCTGTTTGGCAGCCTACTTTACCTCATTGGCATTGTTGGGGTAACGATCGCCTTTAATGTACCTCTCAATGATGCCTTGGCGATCGTTAATCCAGATAGCACCGAGGGCGCAAATTTATGGACTAAATATCTGAGCGACTGGACGTTCTGGAATCACATCCGCACAATAGCAGCATTTGGGGCTACTACATTGCTGACTCTTGCCCTTTGTCAACCAACAGGGCGATGA
- a CDS encoding TIGR04168 family protein codes for MTSQKKPSQTLKIAVVGDIHDQWEVDDAIALKHLGVDLVLFVGDFGNESVEVVRAIASIDIPKAAVMGNHDAWYTATEWGRKKCPYDRTKEDWVQEQLDLLGTAHVGYSQLDFPQWNLTVVGGRPFTWGGPEWRFADICKERYGVTNLEESAAKILAAVKSAASDAIIFLGHNGPSGLGDRPEDPCGKDWHPIGGDFGDPDFAAAISQTLTIGKTIPLVTFGHMHHNLRHTKKELRKSVFKSPEGTIYLNAASVPRIIENEGHKQRNFSIIHLEAGVVTKAALVWVGKDFQVISEEILYAASPSES; via the coding sequence ATGACCAGTCAGAAAAAACCATCACAAACTCTCAAAATTGCTGTAGTTGGAGATATTCACGACCAATGGGAAGTGGATGATGCCATTGCACTCAAGCATTTGGGTGTGGATTTGGTGCTATTTGTGGGAGATTTTGGCAATGAATCAGTGGAAGTGGTGAGGGCGATCGCTTCTATTGATATCCCCAAAGCAGCAGTTATGGGCAACCACGATGCTTGGTACACAGCTACAGAATGGGGACGGAAAAAATGTCCCTACGATCGCACGAAAGAAGACTGGGTGCAAGAACAACTTGATTTACTGGGTACAGCCCATGTCGGTTACAGCCAATTAGATTTTCCCCAATGGAATTTAACGGTTGTTGGCGGTCGTCCTTTTACTTGGGGTGGCCCAGAATGGAGATTTGCTGATATCTGCAAAGAACGTTACGGTGTGACAAATCTCGAAGAATCAGCAGCTAAAATTCTGGCTGCGGTCAAAAGTGCGGCTAGTGACGCAATTATTTTTCTCGGTCACAACGGGCCGAGTGGATTAGGCGATCGCCCCGAAGACCCTTGTGGTAAAGATTGGCATCCCATCGGCGGCGACTTTGGCGATCCCGACTTTGCCGCCGCTATTTCTCAAACTCTCACCATTGGTAAAACCATTCCCCTCGTCACCTTTGGACACATGCACCACAATCTGCGCCATACCAAAAAAGAATTACGTAAATCAGTGTTTAAAAGTCCAGAAGGCACAATTTACTTAAATGCCGCCAGCGTCCCCAGAATTATCGAAAATGAAGGACACAAGCAGCGTAATTTCTCAATTATCCACTTAGAAGCAGGAGTAGTCACAAAAGCGGCTTTAGTTTGGGTAGGCAAAGATTTTCAGGTAATCTCAGAGGAAATTTTATATGCTGCTTCACCCAGTGAATCGTAG
- a CDS encoding zinc metalloprotease HtpX has translation MGNQIKTVALLGALSGLLIAICYWVIGGTSGLIIGIGLAAVTNLISWYQSDKIALAAYRAQPVSAAEAPGLYRMVEKLAARANIPMPGVYIVPSQTANAFATGRDPEHAAVAVTEGILNILPEDELEGVIAHELTHIINRDTLTQAVAATIAGAISFLAQMVSYSLWFSGGSRDDDRGGNPLGILLTVLLAPIAATVIQLGISRTREFSADAGSAKLTGNPRALARALQRLEATARQLPLDANPAFEPLLIINPISGKFLGNLFSSHPDTESRVEQLLKLEQQLSTKY, from the coding sequence ATGGGAAATCAAATTAAAACAGTTGCTTTGTTAGGTGCGCTCAGTGGCTTATTAATTGCTATATGTTACTGGGTAATTGGTGGCACTAGCGGCTTAATTATAGGTATTGGTTTAGCAGCAGTAACTAATTTAATTTCTTGGTATCAATCAGATAAGATTGCATTAGCAGCATATCGCGCCCAGCCAGTAAGTGCAGCAGAAGCACCAGGACTATATCGGATGGTGGAGAAATTAGCCGCACGCGCTAATATCCCGATGCCTGGAGTTTACATCGTTCCCAGTCAAACTGCTAACGCCTTTGCCACAGGACGCGATCCCGAACATGCGGCTGTGGCTGTGACTGAAGGTATTTTAAATATCCTGCCAGAAGACGAATTAGAAGGTGTGATTGCCCACGAACTAACGCATATTATCAATCGTGACACTTTAACCCAAGCAGTAGCCGCAACGATCGCCGGGGCTATTTCTTTCCTCGCACAAATGGTAAGTTACAGTTTGTGGTTTAGCGGTGGTTCCCGCGATGACGATAGAGGCGGTAATCCTTTAGGAATATTGTTAACTGTATTGTTAGCACCCATAGCCGCAACAGTAATTCAACTGGGAATTTCCCGCACAAGAGAATTTTCTGCTGATGCTGGTTCTGCCAAATTAACAGGTAATCCCCGTGCATTAGCCCGCGCCTTACAAAGATTAGAAGCAACAGCACGACAATTACCTTTAGATGCTAATCCAGCTTTTGAACCGTTATTAATTATCAATCCTATCTCTGGCAAGTTTTTGGGTAACTTGTTCTCTAGTCACCCTGACACAGAATCACGAGTTGAACAATTGCTGAAATTAGAACAACAACTATCTACAAAATATTAG
- a CDS encoding pentapeptide repeat-containing protein, giving the protein MPPDYSGQNLRGRSFKGQDLTGANFSGADIRGANFSKTILKGANFKGAKAGQPVYWVLLLAIFSSFLAILSAFTAGLTTVFNQSLLNPDPIVHIITSVVVLIVPFIVTTTKGFPLSLISIAFSLATSTLLVIFLAVSGHVYTALSVIFTAIGTLTGATTVAATIAGVSTVAGTIIATIVSIASLIASLAGTICGISVVLKTAGVVAKIELAADLAVAIMVLIGAIQGVYMGWQVLAFSPKYSLIYPIAINFATIGGTSFYNADLTNADFTGATLKTTDFRKANLTHTCFYEVKNLDFARVGDSILFNPVILNLLVTGNGRRKSYTGTNLKGANLICADLKEADLKDADISEATFKGACLEWANLTLTQAVGTDFTQAQMTGACVEAWNIESTTKLDNVDCRFIYLLENPKPGTDDRERRPSSGEFQPGEFTKLFKEVVNTVDLIFRNGIDWKAFVAAFKKVQVQNENTELAIQSIENKGDGVVVVKVAASVDADKEKIHNDFTQNYQLALQAVEEKYKAQLQAKDEQIVIYRQQSADMKEIIGLLANKPINVQVDNKVENKNMANSNDSSRKVEIGSIGGDFHASGQALNLGEISGTVTNTINQLPPSSESDKPGIRELLEELKAAIEAEKDLSEEDKAEALEQVQALAEAGKNPQEGAMQKAAKTAVKILKGTIASLPTTATLVEAGSKLLPLISKFLGLG; this is encoded by the coding sequence ATGCCGCCAGACTACTCCGGTCAAAATTTGCGAGGTCGTTCATTTAAAGGTCAAGATTTGACTGGAGCTAATTTTAGCGGTGCAGATATTAGAGGAGCTAATTTTAGCAAGACTATTCTCAAAGGGGCTAATTTTAAAGGTGCAAAAGCTGGACAACCAGTATACTGGGTATTACTTCTAGCAATATTTTCATCATTTCTAGCTATACTCTCAGCATTTACGGCTGGGTTAACTACTGTATTTAATCAAAGCTTACTGAATCCTGATCCTATAGTTCATATTATTACTTCTGTTGTAGTTTTGATAGTTCCATTTATAGTCACAACTACAAAAGGATTTCCACTATCTTTAATATCGATAGCTTTTTCATTAGCAACTTCTACATTATTAGTAATATTTTTAGCTGTGTCTGGTCATGTATATACAGCACTATCTGTTATTTTCACAGCAATAGGAACATTAACAGGAGCTACCACTGTAGCAGCTACTATAGCTGGTGTAAGTACAGTAGCTGGAACTATAATTGCTACAATTGTTAGTATTGCCAGTTTAATTGCATCTTTAGCAGGGACTATATGTGGAATTAGTGTTGTTTTGAAAACAGCCGGAGTAGTAGCAAAAATAGAATTAGCCGCCGACTTAGCAGTTGCAATTATGGTATTAATTGGTGCTATTCAAGGTGTTTATATGGGTTGGCAAGTTCTAGCATTTTCTCCCAAATATTCTTTGATTTATCCAATAGCAATTAACTTTGCTACTATAGGTGGAACTAGCTTTTATAATGCTGATTTGACTAATGCTGATTTTACTGGTGCGACCCTTAAAACTACAGATTTTAGAAAAGCGAATCTAACACATACCTGTTTTTATGAAGTGAAAAACCTGGACTTTGCTAGAGTAGGTGATTCAATATTATTCAACCCAGTTATTCTTAATTTACTCGTGACTGGTAACGGTAGAAGAAAATCTTATACTGGTACTAATCTTAAAGGTGCAAACCTGATATGTGCAGATTTAAAAGAAGCAGATTTAAAAGATGCTGATATTAGTGAAGCAACATTTAAAGGAGCTTGTTTAGAGTGGGCAAATTTAACTTTAACTCAAGCTGTAGGTACTGATTTCACTCAAGCTCAAATGACTGGCGCTTGTGTGGAAGCTTGGAATATTGAAAGTACAACCAAATTAGATAATGTTGATTGTCGCTTTATTTATCTTCTAGAAAATCCTAAGCCTGGAACTGATGATAGAGAACGTCGTCCTAGTAGTGGCGAATTTCAACCAGGAGAATTTACTAAACTATTTAAAGAAGTGGTAAATACTGTTGATTTAATTTTTCGTAACGGCATAGACTGGAAAGCTTTTGTTGCTGCCTTCAAAAAAGTGCAGGTACAAAATGAAAATACAGAATTAGCAATTCAGAGCATTGAAAACAAAGGTGATGGGGTAGTTGTCGTTAAGGTTGCAGCATCGGTTGATGCTGATAAGGAGAAGATTCATAATGATTTTACCCAAAATTATCAATTGGCGCTGCAAGCTGTTGAGGAAAAATATAAAGCTCAATTACAAGCTAAAGATGAACAAATAGTCATTTATCGCCAACAAAGTGCAGATATGAAGGAAATAATTGGCTTGTTAGCAAATAAGCCAATTAATGTTCAAGTTGATAATAAAGTAGAGAATAAAAATATGGCTAATAGCAATGATTCGAGCCGCAAAGTTGAAATTGGCAGTATCGGCGGAGATTTTCATGCTAGTGGGCAAGCATTGAATTTAGGTGAAATTAGTGGTACGGTGACAAATACTATTAATCAGCTGCCACCTTCATCAGAATCAGATAAACCCGGAATTAGAGAGCTATTAGAAGAATTGAAAGCAGCAATTGAGGCGGAAAAAGATTTATCGGAAGAAGATAAGGCGGAAGCTTTAGAACAGGTACAAGCTTTAGCTGAAGCAGGTAAAAATCCTCAAGAGGGGGCAATGCAAAAGGCAGCGAAAACGGCGGTAAAAATTTTAAAAGGAACGATCGCTAGTTTACCCACTACAGCCACACTGGTTGAGGCAGGTAGTAAATTGTTGCCGTTGATTTCTAAATTTTTGGGTTTGGGTTAA
- a CDS encoding antitoxin gives MKPEYHLANMKSRPNPYAKQLNQPVTLPLGIEVIEFFQKKAEEKGISYQELINLYLQDCVLSQREISF, from the coding sequence ATGAAACCAGAATATCACCTCGCTAATATGAAAAGTCGTCCTAATCCTTATGCTAAACAGCTAAATCAACCAGTCACTTTACCTTTGGGCATTGAGGTAATTGAATTTTTCCAAAAGAAAGCAGAAGAAAAAGGGATTTCTTATCAAGAATTAATTAATTTATACCTTCAAGATTGTGTACTTAGTCAGCGTGAAATATCTTTTTAA
- a CDS encoding shikimate kinase, with the protein MVSNIILIGPMGAGKSTIGELLANQLGIPQCSMDELRLGYYQEIGYDEELAKQKRETGGLWSICQYWKPFEAYAVERLLSEYKNCVIDFGAGHSVYEDTSLFQRVQKVLEPLPNVILLLPSPDLQESLQILNDRNEYVPDGSPNINEHFLSHPSNYLLAKFTVYTKDKAPQETCNEILNLVLKR; encoded by the coding sequence ATGGTATCAAATATTATCTTGATTGGCCCTATGGGTGCTGGTAAATCTACTATTGGTGAATTATTAGCAAATCAGCTTGGTATTCCTCAATGCTCAATGGATGAACTAAGACTGGGATATTACCAAGAAATTGGCTATGATGAGGAATTAGCAAAACAGAAACGTGAAACTGGAGGCTTATGGAGTATTTGCCAATATTGGAAACCTTTTGAAGCTTATGCAGTAGAAAGATTATTATCAGAATATAAAAATTGTGTGATAGATTTTGGTGCAGGTCATTCTGTTTACGAAGATACTTCTTTATTTCAAAGAGTACAAAAAGTTTTAGAACCATTACCTAATGTAATTCTTTTGCTACCATCACCTGATTTACAGGAGTCGCTGCAAATTTTAAATGATCGCAACGAATATGTACCTGATGGCAGTCCCAACATTAATGAACACTTTCTGAGTCATCCCTCAAATTATCTTCTGGCAAAGTTTACTGTATACACAAAAGATAAGGCTCCACAGGAAACTTGCAATGAAATTTTAAATTTGGTGCTAAAAAGATAA
- a CDS encoding type II toxin-antitoxin system HicB family antitoxin gives MSREFNVIIERDSDGYFVASVPSLAGCHTQAQSLEELMECIKEAIELC, from the coding sequence ATGAGCAGAGAATTTAACGTGATTATAGAGCGAGACTCTGACGGTTATTTTGTTGCCTCGGTGCCGAGTCTGGCTGGATGTCATACCCAAGCTCAATCTTTAGAAGAACTGATGGAGTGTATAAAAGAAGCTATTGAACTGTGCTGA
- the aspS gene encoding aspartate--tRNA ligase has product MRTHYCGELRKEDIGETVTLYGWVDRRRDHGGVIFLDLRDRSGTVQIVSDPQRTPDSYEQANALRNEYVVEITGRVTQRPEESLNNRIPTGEVEIYADKITLLNAVRKQLPFQVSSADTESVREDLRLKYRYLDLRRDRMAQNMQLRHQVVKAMRRYLEDGENFIEVETPVLTRSTPEGARDYVLPSRVNPGEWFALPQSPQLFKQILMVSGMDRYYQIARCFRDEDLRADRQPEFTQLDMEMSFMSQEEIIELNEKLVCHIFKTVKGIELPHPFPRLTYADAMARYGSDKPDTRYDLELVDVSDILKDSGFKVFKDAVAHGGIVKILPIPNGNDKISNVRIKPGGDIFKEASEAGAKGLAYIRVREDGEIDTIGAIKDNLTAEQKAELLRRTGAEAGHLLLFAAGDVATVNKTLDRLRQFTAKEFGLINPEKLNLLWIVDFPMFEWNADEKRLEALHHPFTAPHPDDLHDLKIARAQAYDLVFNGFEVGGGSLRIYQREIQEQVFETIGLSPEEAQSKFGFLLEAFEYGTPPHGGIAYGLDRLVMLLAGEESIRDVIAFPKTQQARCLLTDAPSGVDAKQLKELHVASTYKPKS; this is encoded by the coding sequence ATGCGAACTCACTATTGCGGCGAACTCCGAAAAGAAGACATTGGAGAAACTGTTACCTTGTACGGATGGGTAGACCGTCGCCGCGATCATGGGGGCGTGATATTCTTAGATTTACGCGATCGCTCTGGCACAGTCCAAATTGTCAGCGATCCACAACGCACCCCCGATTCCTACGAGCAAGCCAATGCTTTGCGGAATGAATACGTCGTCGAAATCACCGGCAGAGTAACGCAACGTCCCGAAGAATCACTGAATAACCGCATTCCTACAGGTGAAGTGGAAATTTACGCGGACAAGATTACATTGTTGAATGCAGTCCGCAAGCAGCTACCATTCCAAGTTTCTAGTGCTGACACCGAATCGGTACGGGAAGACTTAAGACTAAAATACCGTTATTTGGATTTACGGCGCGATCGCATGGCGCAAAATATGCAACTGCGTCATCAAGTCGTCAAAGCTATGCGGCGCTATTTAGAAGACGGCGAAAATTTTATCGAAGTTGAAACACCAGTCTTGACTCGTTCCACCCCCGAAGGTGCGCGGGACTATGTTCTACCCAGCCGTGTCAACCCTGGTGAATGGTTTGCTTTACCCCAATCACCGCAACTATTTAAACAAATTTTGATGGTATCCGGTATGGACAGATACTATCAGATTGCTCGTTGCTTCCGGGATGAAGATTTACGCGCCGATAGACAGCCAGAGTTCACCCAATTAGACATGGAAATGAGTTTCATGTCTCAAGAAGAAATTATTGAACTCAACGAAAAGCTGGTTTGTCATATCTTCAAAACCGTGAAAGGTATTGAGTTACCCCATCCTTTCCCGCGCTTAACCTACGCTGATGCAATGGCGCGTTATGGTAGCGATAAACCAGACACTCGCTATGATTTAGAATTAGTTGATGTTTCCGATATTCTTAAAGACTCTGGTTTTAAAGTCTTTAAGGATGCTGTCGCCCACGGTGGTATCGTCAAAATTCTGCCCATTCCCAACGGTAACGACAAAATTTCTAACGTCCGCATTAAACCAGGCGGCGACATCTTCAAAGAAGCCAGTGAAGCCGGTGCGAAAGGTTTAGCCTACATCAGAGTTAGGGAAGATGGGGAAATTGACACCATCGGCGCAATTAAAGACAACCTCACCGCCGAACAAAAAGCTGAACTTCTCCGCCGCACAGGTGCAGAAGCGGGACACTTGTTATTATTTGCGGCTGGTGATGTTGCTACTGTTAACAAAACTTTAGACAGATTACGGCAATTTACTGCTAAAGAATTTGGGTTAATCAATCCCGAAAAACTCAACTTGTTGTGGATTGTTGACTTCCCGATGTTTGAGTGGAATGCTGACGAAAAACGTTTGGAAGCATTACACCACCCATTTACCGCACCCCATCCCGATGATTTGCACGACTTAAAAATTGCCCGCGCCCAAGCTTACGACTTGGTATTTAACGGCTTTGAAGTTGGCGGCGGTAGTTTGCGAATTTATCAGCGAGAAATTCAAGAACAGGTGTTTGAAACCATTGGCTTGTCACCAGAAGAAGCACAAAGTAAATTTGGTTTCCTCTTAGAAGCTTTTGAATACGGTACACCGCCACATGGTGGTATCGCCTACGGTTTAGATCGTTTGGTGATGTTACTTGCTGGGGAAGAATCTATCCGTGATGTGATTGCTTTTCCGAAAACACAACAAGCCCGTTGCTTGTTAACAGATGCGCCTTCTGGGGTAGATGCGAAGCAATTAAAAGAACTGCACGTTGCTTCAACATACAAACCCAAGTCATAA
- a CDS encoding GuaB3 family IMP dehydrogenase-related protein — protein sequence MDIQLGRGKTARRAYGIDEIALVPGKRTLDPSLADTSWRIGNIERNIPIIASAMDGVVDVGMAVRLSQLGALGVLNLEGIQTRYVDPNPILDRIASVGKDEFVSLMQELYAEPIKPELIEKRIHEIKEQGGIAAVSATPAGASKFGEVVAKAGADLFFIQATVVSTAHLSPESIVTLDLAEFCRSMPIPVVLGNCVTYDVTLDLIKAGAAAVLVGIGPGAACTSRGVLGVGVPQATAIADCAAARDDYYQQTGKYVPVIADGGLITGGDICKCIACGADGVMIGSPFARAAEAPGRGFHWGMATPSPVLPRGTRIKVGTTGTLEQILTGPAGLDDGTHNLLGALKTSMGTLGAKDIKEMQQVEVVIAPSLLTEGKVYQKAQQLGMGK from the coding sequence GTGGACATTCAACTTGGGCGGGGAAAAACAGCTCGCAGGGCTTACGGAATTGATGAAATTGCACTAGTCCCCGGTAAAAGAACATTAGATCCTAGTTTGGCAGATACTAGCTGGCGGATTGGCAATATCGAGCGAAATATACCAATTATTGCTAGTGCAATGGATGGTGTAGTTGATGTAGGTATGGCTGTGCGTTTGTCACAGTTAGGTGCATTAGGTGTTCTTAACTTAGAGGGTATCCAAACTCGCTATGTTGACCCAAATCCCATTCTTGATCGAATTGCTTCTGTAGGTAAGGATGAATTTGTCTCCTTAATGCAAGAACTTTATGCCGAACCTATCAAGCCAGAGTTAATTGAAAAGCGCATTCACGAAATTAAAGAACAAGGCGGTATTGCGGCTGTCAGTGCAACACCAGCAGGTGCGAGTAAATTTGGTGAAGTTGTTGCTAAAGCTGGGGCAGATTTATTCTTTATTCAAGCTACAGTCGTCTCTACAGCACATTTATCACCAGAGTCGATAGTTACCCTCGATTTGGCAGAATTTTGCCGTTCTATGCCCATCCCAGTGGTGTTGGGTAACTGTGTTACCTACGATGTCACCTTGGACTTAATTAAGGCTGGTGCGGCTGCTGTATTAGTGGGTATTGGCCCTGGGGCTGCTTGTACCTCTCGTGGTGTGTTGGGTGTGGGTGTACCCCAAGCAACAGCGATCGCAGATTGTGCCGCTGCCCGCGATGATTATTATCAGCAAACTGGTAAATATGTGCCTGTCATCGCCGATGGTGGTCTAATTACTGGCGGAGACATTTGTAAATGTATTGCTTGTGGTGCTGACGGTGTGATGATTGGTTCACCCTTCGCCAGAGCAGCTGAAGCACCAGGACGCGGTTTCCATTGGGGAATGGCAACACCCAGCCCCGTTTTACCACGCGGAACTCGAATCAAAGTAGGTACAACTGGCACTTTAGAGCAAATTCTCACTGGCCCCGCAGGCTTAGATGATGGTACTCATAACTTGTTAGGAGCTTTAAAAACAAGTATGGGTACATTGGGAGCCAAAGATATCAAAGAAATGCAACAAGTTGAAGTTGTAATTGCTCCTTCCTTGTTAACGGAAGGTAAAGTGTACCAAAAAGCTCAACAATTAGGTATGGGCAAATAA